The Deltaproteobacteria bacterium genomic sequence CACAACACCACGGCACCCAAGAACTCGAACGACTACTACGCGCTGGACCTGACCCGCGCCGAGGCGAACAACGGCTACGACCTGCCCATCACGGCGGTGGCCGCGGGGTCCGTCATCTACGCGGGGTGGGCCACCGGCGGCTGGGTCTCGTACGGGCAGATCGTGGTCCTCGAGCACACCTTCGACGGCGCGGCGTATCAAACCCTGTACGCGCACATGAACCGCGTGCTCGTGCAGGTGGGGCAGCGCGTCGCGGCCGGGGACACCGTCGGCACGATGGGGGGCAGCAGCAACGGCTCTCTCCGAGGGACCTCGTACCACCTGCACTTCGCGATGTACCGGGGTGCGAAGGTGGATGGTGGCCCCTACGGTGGGGTCGCGGTCGTCCCGGAGGCGCTCGGAGGAGCCGAGGATCTCGCAACGGGCAAGGTGATGACCGACCAGTGCCAGGGAATCACGCCTCCGCCGCCGAAGGACGCCGGAGGAGCGGCGGCCGATGCGGGCGCGCCGGTCATCACGGGGGACGCGGGACAGGCCCCGCCGCCCAAGCTCGACGTCGGCGCGATGGGCCCCGGCCAGCCGGGGGTTTCGATCGCGCATCCCGATGGAGGGGACGCCCTCACCGTGAGCCTGGAGCGTCCGCGCCTCTTCGGCGGATGCGCGGTGGGGGGACGCGACGGCTGGCGGGCCTTCGGCCTCGGCGGACTCGTCACGCTCCTCGCGCTCGTCGGGGGCCTCGTGGCGCGGCGGGGACGACGGCGCCCGGGCCGGCAGCCAGCTACGGACCCGCGTCGATCACGCGACGCACGCGGGCTCTGAGCCCGGCGACGTCGGCGTCCCGCGGCGCGAGGAGCGTCAACCTCGCGGCGCCTCGAACCACCTGCAACTGGATACGTGCCCCCGCGAGCTCGTCGAGGCAGGTCTCCTCCCGCGACTTCCCCTGGTGGTAGAGCTGAAAGCAGCGCAGCCGATCCTGGAGCACGCGGCCACGACTCGGGCTGAGCTCGACGGTGAGCTCGAGACCCAACGGGAGCTCCCGCGCGCGCCAGGGGAGCGCGAGGAGCGGGCACGGGTGACTCTGCTCGAGCGCGGCGCACACTGCCGGGGAGAGCCGGGCGTCCTCGCCGGTCATCCCGCCCTGCTCGGCCAGGCGGCGCTGCACCCGGGCCTGGTCGAGCTCGAGGCGCTCCCCGCGGAGGGGATGCGTTTCCTCGAACGCGCGCGGCCGGCTGTCCGAGGAGCGCACGGCCTTGCCCGCGGCGCGGCCCCCCTCCACCTCGGTGCGCGGGTCGACCGGCGGGGGGGTGCCCCCGCTACGGCAGGCGGCGAGAAGGAAGATCCCAGCAGTGAGGAGGGGCGCGCGCATGGCGAGCTCACTATAGGCGATGCGGCGTCGAGGGCCACGCCCCCGATCGCCGTCGCGGCGCTGGGGTCAACTGTCCCTGTCCGCGGCGGCCCTGGCGACTGAACCCCCACGGGCGACGCATCGCGGCTGGCCCAACGGGTGGTTGTCTCTCAGTTTTCCAGCCTCAGCCCGCGGCATGGGCCCTGCACTTTCCGCCCCTCGATGCTCGCACGCACGACGTACCGCCTCCTCCTTTCGAGCGCGTACCTGCTGCTGTCGGGATGCACGGGGGTCTCGTACGGACGCGATGACGACGACCGGCAAGCCGCGGCCGCGAGCTACGCGCGGGTCCCGATCCAGGGGGCGCCCAGCTCCGTACCCGCCGAGCAGCAGGCCGACCTGAACATCAAGCTGCGCGGGCTCTCCCCCGCGCCGACAAGCGAGACCCGCGCCCTGCTCGCCGACGGGAGCGGCATGGACCCGCTCGCGCCGCAGCTGCATACGATCTTCCCCGGCGGTCAGCCCCCCGCAGTGACCCAGGCCTACCGCGTGGGGCGCTTCGACGGGAGCGGCACCGAAGGCGGAGCCGTGCACGTCATCGAGCTCGCCACCAAAGGCGGCGAGGCGCTGCGCGTGCCCTTCACGGGGCGCGACGTGGCCCCGGGGATCAAGGCCGTCGTGGTCTACGCCGACGCGGACTCGCTCACCCTGAAATACACCCCCGAGGACTCCATCGTGAACGGGTACGCCGTGCACCTGCTCGGCATCGAGGTCGAGCCCGGTCTGCTCGAGGCCTATCGCGCGTGCGTGGCGGCGGGCCGACGGGAGCTGCCGGGCCTCGCCACGGGGCAGCAGCTCGGCTGGGCCCAGGGGGGGACCAAGGTGGCCATCCGCGACACGGGCTCCTTCATGGATCCGCGGCTGCGCAAGGACTGGTGGCAGGGGGCGGGGGCCGGAGCTCCGGGACCGGCCACGCCGCCGGCAGAACCCGCACCGACGCCTCCCGCGACCACACCACCCGCCACGCCGCCGGCCGCGACCCCGACCCCACCCACGGGCGGTGGCGTCCGCTGTACCAGTGGCGAAACGCAGTTCGACGCGGCGAGCGCGCTGACCCCCGGCGCGACCGTGGCCGTGACGATTCGCGCGGCGGGGAGCTACACCTGGGTCATGGCGGGCATCCAGCCCGCGGGGGGCGAGGCCCGCTGGTTCGGAGGCGCCCGCGAGGTTTCCTGCAACGGAGGCTGCCGGTGGACCTTCGATGTGAAGGTCCCGACCGGAGGGGGCTACACGCTGCTCTTCATGAAGGACGCGGTGAACGACACGCCGGGAGCCGGCAGCGTCGTGGGGAGCTGCAAGCCGTAGTCTCAGACCGAACGCTTGCTGAGATACCAGTCCGTGACCTTCAAGTTCCGATCCCCGACCCGCTCCGCGGCCGCCTGCACCGTGACCGGGGCGGGGACGATGACCTCTTCCCCCGGCCTCCAGTTGGCGGGGCAACCCACCCCGTGCTTGTCCGCCGTCTGCAGCGCATCCACCACGCGCACGATCTCGTCGAAGTTCCGCCCGACGTTGAGCGGGTAGTAGATCATGGCCCGCACCAGGTTCTTCGGGTCGATGAAGTACACGCAGCGCACGGTGGCGGTGACCGAGGCCGGCTCGTGCACCATCCCGTAGAGGCGCGAAACCTTCTGATCCAGGTCCGCGATCACCGGAAACGGGATCTTCGTGTCCAGCTTCTCCTCGATGCTCCGCGCCCACGCGATGTGCGAATAGATGCTGTCGATCGAGTTGCCGAGGAGCTTCACGTTGCGCCGCTCGAGCTCCCCGGCCCGGCGCGAGAGCTCCACGAACTCCGTCGTGCACACGGGCGTGAAGTCCGCCGGGTGCGAGAAGAGGATGGCCCAGCGGTCCTTCTTCCACTCATAGAACCGGAGCGGGCCGTGGGTCGTGTTCGCCTGGAAATCGGGCGCGGGTCCGTTGAGCTCGATCCGCGTCTGGGCTTCCTGTTCGTGCGTCATGGTCACCATCGTCTCCTCCTCCATCAACTGCCCCACCATGGGCGAAGTCGCGAGCGTAGTGCTCCCGGCGAGGCCTCACAAGGCCCGCCAGTAACCGGCGAAGAGTCGCGCATTTGGCCAGGCCGCGGCGCGCGTGGTAGGTTTAGCTCGATGGGCCCTCATCGTCGAGCCTCGGAGCTGCACCTCGAACGCGCCAGCGAGCTCTTGCGGCGCGGGCGACGCCTCGCGCACCACGGGCTCACTTCCGTGGAGCTCTCGACGCGGGTCGGCCGAGTCGTGGACCACGTCGCCCGGCAGGTCGTCCGCGGGGTCTTCGTGGCCTCCCACCGGAGCGCCACCCGCCGGCACGGTGGCCTCCGTCGCATGGCCGGAGATTGGGCCGTGCACGCGCAGCGCGCCGAGCAGGACCGCCTGGCCTTCTTCCCCGAGCCGAAGGTGCCGCACTTCAACTGCATCCGTCGCGGCGACCTGCCCGGGGGCTGGGTCGAGGATCTTTCCTTCCCGAGCTACCACGCCCCCGACCGCGCCATCGCCCTCGAGTTTCTGCGGCGCTACCCGGAGAACGCCACCGCGTTCGCGCGGCACTACCGGCACGCGGGGGCCGGCCACCCGGCGGTGGTCTGCCTGCACGGCTGGGGCGGCGGCAGCTTCCCTGTCGAGGCCCGCATCTTCGGCGCGCGCTGGCTCTACGAGCAGGGGCTCGACGTCTACCTCTACGTGCACCCCTATCACGGCGCGCGGCGGCCGGCGGACGTGCGGATCGGCGCCACGCTCTACCCCTCGTCGGACATCGGACGTACCAACGAAGGAATGCTCCAGGCCGCGTGGGAGCTCCGCACCCTGGTCGCGCGGCACCGGCAGCTCACCGGCGCCGAGGCCGGCGTGATGGGGATGAGCCTCGGCGGCTACACCACCGCGATGCTCGCCACGGTCGCGCCGGAGCTCGCCTTCGCCGTGCCGATGATGCCGATCGCGGACCTGCCGGCCCTGATGTGGAAGCTCGGGGAAGGGAGCAAGGACCGCAAGGAGGCCGAAGCCTCGGGCGTCAGCTTCGCCGACCTCTGTCGCACGATGAGCGTCCACTCGCCGCTGGCCCACCCGCTCGCCCTCCCCAGGGAGCGGGTGCTGATCATCGCCGGAAAGGGGGACACCATCGTGCCGCCCGACCACGCCGCGGCGCTCTGGGAGCACTTCGACCGGCCACAGATCCACTGGTTCGCGGGGGGGCACCTGATGCACTTCGGCCGCGAGGGGTACCTCCTCCACCTGCAACGACTCCTCGTGGAGCTCGGCCTGCTGCGCCGACCTCGCGCCCCGCGCCTCGCCGCTCTCGCGTGAGCTCGCCCGCCCCGGACCATGTCGCGATCTCGATCTGAAGCGCTCGTGCGCGTCCGCACCGACGACGGCTGGAACCTGGCGCTCGAGCCCTTCGAGGCGGCGGGCGACCCCCGCGCCGCGGTCCTCCTCGGCCCCGCCATGATGGCCAATCGTCGGAGTCTCGATCGCCCGTCGGGTCGCGGGCTCGCGAGCACCCTGGCCGAAGGCGGCCTCGCGGTCTACACGCTCGACCCACGCGGCCACGGCGACAGCCTCCCACGGGCCTCCCGCGCGGTGGACTGGAGCTACGACGACGTGGTCCGGCTGGACCTCCCCGCCGCATTGCGCACGGTGCGGGCGCGCCACCCCGGGCTCCCCGTCGCGCTCGTCGGCCACAGCCTCTGCGGGCACGGAGGCGCCGCCGCGCTCGGTCTCTCCGACGAGAAGCTCGCCGACGCGCTGGTCATGATCGCCTCGAACGTCTGGGTGCCCCGCCTCGAGCCGTCGCGCACCCGCTGGCTCGCCAAGCGCGCCATTCTCGAGCTCTGGTGCGCCGTCACCCGCCGCGTCGGCTTCTTTCCCACGCGGGCCCTGCGCGCCGGCTCCGACGACGAGGCGCGCAGCTACGTGCTCCAGTTCGACCGCTGGGCCCGAAGCGACCGCTGGACCGACGAGAGCGGCGCGGTGGACTACCTCGCCGCCGTCGCGCGCCTCGAGGTGCCGACCCTCTCGGTGCTCTCGCGCGGAGACCGGCTGCTCTGCCGGCCCGAGGCGGGACGCCGCTTCTGCTCGCACTTCGCAGCACGCCCCCCCGAGGTCTGGGAGGTGGACGGCGCTGAGCTGGGCCTGCCCCGCGGCCCCGGACACATGGAGCTCGTCACCGACGCGCGCTGCCGCCCGCTCTGGGAGCGCCTGGCGCACTGGATCGTCGAGGCCACCGACCGCGCCCTCTCGCCGAGCTAAGGGGTCTGGCGCCCTTCCCCGCCGCTACCCGGAGGCGGCCAGGTTCGGATCCCAGAGCGTCTCTTCGGCTCCTTGCACCGCGTCCGCCCAGCGACTCCAGACGAAGAGCGCGTCGCTCAGCCGATTCAGGTAGGTCACGATCAGGGGGTCGGTTGCCGGCTCCTCCCGCTGCAGCGTCACGCACAGCCGCTCCACCCGACGACAGACCGTGCGCCCGAGGTGGAGCTCGACGCTCAACCGGCTGCCTCCGGGGAGCACGAACGAGCGCAGCGGGGCCAGCTCCTCGTTCAGCTCGTCGATCTCCTGCTCGAGCCGCGTCACCTCCGCGGTCGTGACGCGCGGCTGCCTCGGTCCCACCTGCTCGGGGGGCGTGGCCAGCACCGACCCCGCGTTGAAGAGCTCGTGCTGCACCCTACGCACGATGGCCGCCAGGCGCGCGAGCCGCGGGTGGGTGGCCGAGAGGGTCCGCGCCGACACGAGCACGAGCCCGAGCACGCTGTTCAGCTCGTCCACCGTGCCGTAGCAGTCGATGCGCAGCGCGTCCTTGGGGAGCCGGTCGCCGCCGACCAGGCTCGTCTGTCCGGAGTCTCCTCGCCGCGTGTAGACGCGATTGATCGCGAGCTGCGGCGCTTCGTAGGCTTCGTTCTTCTCCTCGTTCACGAGCTCCTCCCTCCGCGTGTCTTCGTTCGATCGTCTAAGGATGCGGCCGTTTCGCCGGCGGGGCCGCCGCCTTCGTCCGGATGGGCGGCGCGGCGGGCCTCTCGCGCTTCCGGTAGACCCAGACCAGCGGCGCCCCGGCCGCCCGCACCACGTAGGCCTGTCGGTGCAGCGGCGAGCGGAAGGGCGCGTCGTTGAAGAGCTGGTTGTAGATCACCCAGTCGGCCTCCGGGTCGCGCACGGGGACCAGGTCATCTCGCACCTTCAGCACGTGACTCGGCTCGGCGTTCACGAAGACGCGCTGTCCCGGCAGGGCATAGCGCGCCACGTAGCGGTGCGCCTCCTCGATCCCTTCGCCCCACCAGCCGAGCTCGAACCACCTCTTCTCGGCCACCCGCGCCGGCCCGCCCACCGCCTCGTTGTAGTAGTCGAGGTAGTACGGATGCACGGTCAGCGCCGCGTGCAGCGTGTAGAGCCCGAGCGTCGTCCCGAGGACCGCCGTCGCGGGAACGCGCCAGCGCGCCCGCTCCGCTCCGCGCAGCAGGGCGAGGACAAGCCCTTCGAAGCCGGCCGCGACCAGCAGGCAGGCGGGCACCAGCGCCGGGTAGAGGTAGCGCACTCCGTCGCGCACCACGGGGGAGAGCGCCACCAGGAAGGGGCCCGCGAACCAGAGCAGCGGCACGAGGTGTCCGAGGTCCCGCCGCACCGCGAGGCGGCCGAGGTAGAGCGGAAGTCCGGCCAGGAGCGCCACCGGCGTCGTGACCACGAAATAGAGCGGGTAGTAGTAATCGGGGGCCGGCTGTCGCTGACCGAGGAAGACCTCGTGGAGCACATCCGGCTTCCAGAACGAGAAGAGGCCGCCGAGGTGGGCGCGCGTCTCCTGCCAGAGGTAGGGCCAGAGGCCGAAGAAGACCGCGAGCGCCACGCAGGGGAGCACGCCGAGCGTCACCGGCAGTGGGAAGAAGCGCTCGCGCCAGATGGTGCGCGCGTGCCGCACCAGGTAGAGGCCCCCGAGGACGAAGAAGACGCCGCCGTTCACGAGCCGCGTCGCCGTGGCGAGCCCCGCAAAGAGGCCGGCCCAGAGGTACGCGGCCTGATTCCCCTCGCGCCGCAGGCCGCGATAGAAGCACCAGACGGTGAGCAGGTAGAAAAAGCCCGACGGGGTCTCGAGGCCCATCACCTTGCCGTGCGCGACGAGGTGCGGCAGCACGGCGGCGAGGCCTCCGGCGAGGAGCCCCGCGCCGCGTGAGACGAGGTCGCGCCCGGCGAGAAAGAGGAACCCGCAGGTCAGGGCTCCGAGAAGCGCCGAGACGGCCCGCCCCGGCGTGAGGCTCTCCGAGGCCAGGGTGGCCGCGCTGTAGACCCACTTGGCCGTCGCGGGATGCTCCGGGTTCGTGGCCCACGAGGCCGCGCGGAAATCGCCGGCGAGCAGGTTCTGGATCGCGTTGCGCGCCGCCGCCCAGTAGACGTCCTCGTCCCAGGTCTGCCCCGCCCCGTCCAGCTCGAAGAGGCGGAGGGCGAGCGCGGCGCCGACGAGCGCGACGAAGGCGGCGAGGTCGTGCCGGGCCCAGCGCTCCCGACGCAGCAGCGTGGCGAGGCGGCCGAGCGGTCGGCGGAGGAGCAGCAGCGCGCCGAAAAGCCAGCTCGCGCAGAGCAGGAACGCGGCGGGCGCGTCCCGGGGCGGGATGGCGAAGGCCGGCAGAGGGGGCGCCCCCTTCGGGCTGCGCGGAAAAAGGAGCGTGGCCGGAACGGGCTCGAGACCGCCCCAGCGACGGGCCGGAGTCCAGACCACCCGGAGCTGCGCCTTGGGCCCCGGACCCACGAAGCGCACCCGCATGGCGTGCGCCCCGGCCTCGAAGATGCGGTCCCCGAAGACCGGCTTGTCCGGCGTGGCCCCCAGGTTGTGAACGAGCATCTGCTCGTCGATCTCGACCGAGGAGCGCCCTGTCGAAAGGGTGGCGAAGACGAACTTACCCTTGCGCGGGAAGACGACCGTGCCGTTCCACTCGATGCTCCCGGCGCTCCGCGCGTGCGAGCTGCGCGAGCGCTCGAGGTCGAGCTCGGGCTCCACCCGCTTCTCGAGGAGCTTGCCCGCGAAGCTCGGGCCGACGAAGTAGCGCGCCTCGAGGCCGTAACGCTCGCCCGTCGCCTGTCCGGCGCGGTAGCGCTGGATCAGCGGCAGGCTCAGCACGAGCAGCGCGAGGCCGAGGAGCTCCGGCCAGCGCGAGAGGGGCCAGCGCCGCAGCCGCTCGATGCGCGGGAGGCGCCCCGTGTCCGCGTTCACCGCGACCTCGCGCAGAGCTCGTCGAAGAGGAGGTGGCCCCAGGAGCCCGTGGCCTCGTCCACGAGCTCGAGCCGCAGCCGCTGCCCCCTGTAGGCCGAGACGTCCACCACGCGCTCCTCCATGATGTGGCTGTTCGTCCCGGTCCCCCGGTGCACCACGCGCTCTCCGAGGAGGAGCCGCACCTCGATCTGCCCCGGCAGGTTGCCGCCCCCGACCCGGTAGCTCAGCTTGGGCGTCTCGACCGGGAACTCGGGGCTGCGCAGCCGTCCCGTGGGGGGGTCGCCGCTGCCGTAGGAGCTGGCCAGGTAGAGGCCCTCGAAGGGACCCGACATCCCCTGCGTGGGCCACGGGCCTCCCGCGGGACGCGCCCCGAAGGCCGACCCGGTCACGGTGAAGCCGTCGTAGGTGCCGCTCTCGAAGTCGAAGAGGCGCCTGACCCCCGGCGGTGCCGGCTCTCTCCTCTTGGGCACGAGGAGGTAGCGCGGGCGCACGAAGTAGCCGCTCACCACGTACGGCACCTCCTCGTGGTGAAAGTAATAGTCGAACTTGTAGCTGTTCAGCGCGTACTCGTAGCGCCCCTCGACGGGGTTATCTAGAACGATTGCTCCATAATGACGGTTTGCGATGCGCTGGAGGATCTGCGGCGGGTAGGGGTGCCCGGCCCGGGTGACGTCGTTCACCCCCATCTGATGGTAGTGGGAGGGCTTGCCCGCCAGCACCGGATAGAAGGGGTGATAGGGCATGAGCACCGGGCCGGGTACGGAGCGCAGGCGCTCGATGAGCGGCCCGGCCCAGCGCCGGTCCCGCAGGGTGGGGGCGAGCTTGGCCGGCCGGTAGAGCTGGTGCACGAGCTGGCCCGCGAGGACCCCGCCGAGGAGGAGCGCGAGGAGCCCGGCCACCAGTGGACGGGAGGCGAACCTTCGTTCTAGATCGGCCACCGCCAACGGCGCGAAGGCCCCGGCGAAGACCAGCCCCGGGATGTAGGCGTTCACGTCGGCCCACTGCGTGGCGAAGCCCACGGCGGAGACGGCGATGCCCACCACCGCCCAGAGCAGGCCGTAGAGCGGCCGCCGCGCCTCGGGGGGCAGGCGCCGCGTGAAGGCGAGCTGCCCGAGCGCCACGACGAGCCAGAGCCCGAGCACGGCTCCCACCGCGGGGAAGAGCTTGAGCAGCGTGAGCTCGGTCTGCGGCCAGACCCGCTCCCAGTAGAGGTCGTGCCCCTGATGCATTCTAAAAACATACTTCCAAAACCAGCCGTCCGAAGCGCGGTTCAGCCAGAGCACGGTGCCGCCGGCTACGAGCCCCACGCTGGCCACGTAGATCCAGACCCGCCGCCAGTCGAGCAGCAGGAGGAGCGCCCCCGAAGCGACGATGAAGAGGGTGGCCGTCTGCTTGGTCAGAAAGGCGAGTCCCATGAGCGCCCCGGCCAGCGCGAGGTAGGGCCAGCGCGTGCGCTTGTAGGCCAGAAGGAAGAGCGCCGCGGTGATGAGCGCCAGGTAGAGCGAGTCGCCGCGCACGAGATCGTACCAGCCCCCCACGTGCGGGTAGCTCGAGGCCACGAGCCCCACCGAGCCGAGGCCGTAGAGGACTCCGCGACGCCCCTTCCCCGCGGCGCGGCGCACAGCCTCGAAGATGAGGGCGCACGCGCCGAGAAAGGCCAGTACCGAGACGACGCGGCCGACGGGATACGAGAGGCCGAAGACCTTGCCCAGCCCCGCGACGACGGTCGGGTAGAAGGGAGTGTAGAGGAAGGAGATGAAATCGGCCGAGGGCTCGGCGTAGACCGGCTTCCCCTCGAGGATGCGGAGGGCGGTGGTGAGCACGCCCCCCTCCATCCACTCCAGATCTAGCGGGTAGAAGACCCGCAGCCCGAAGGCGTAGAGGAGCAGCGCGAGCTGGCCGAGACCCGCCACGGCCAGGGCCGCCGGCCCGATGGCGCTCGCGACGCGGCCGAGCCGGGCCGCTGCGGTCACGAGCCCACCTCGCTCGGGAAGGGCCCGAGCGTCCGGTCGAGGCGCTTGAGGCAGCAGTAGTAGCGCGGGCTGAGCCCCGGCGGCTCCAGACAGACCCAGGCGTAGCCCCGGGCGCGCCAGAGCGCCGCCTCGCCGGGCGAGGGCTGGTACGGCTCGTCCTGATGGTGCCCGATGTGGCAGATGAGGTCGGGGCGCTCCTTGAGCACGTACTCCTCGGGGGCGAACTTGCTGTGCCCGGGGCGATCCCCCGAGCGCGGCCCGTGGTGCGCGATCCACCGGTCGGAGAGGCCGAAGGCGTCGAGCGCCTTCAGACGCGAGGCGTAGACCACGGCTCCCGCGCCCCCCACCGCGAGGTAGGTGTCCTTCGGCAGGTTCCGCCGCATCCAGTTGCCGAGGAGCACGCGGTCGTCGGCGAAGCGCTTCAGGTAGGCCACGGTGTCGAGCCCCCAGCGGTAGTAGCTCGGCTTCTGATTGTCGCGATGGAGGCCCACGGCGCTCCAGCTCAGCAAGCCGAGGAGCAGGGCCGCCACCGGGAGGA encodes the following:
- a CDS encoding M23 family metallopeptidase, producing the protein MLRAATGLVLGVFCLGLPGSALARTVPSGGAAAVPPTAVLRAPFPCGVTFKAACGYGPGCSSFHHNTTAPKNSNDYYALDLTRAEANNGYDLPITAVAAGSVIYAGWATGGWVSYGQIVVLEHTFDGAAYQTLYAHMNRVLVQVGQRVAAGDTVGTMGGSSNGSLRGTSYHLHFAMYRGAKVDGGPYGGVAVVPEALGGAEDLATGKVMTDQCQGITPPPPKDAGGAAADAGAPVITGDAGQAPPPKLDVGAMGPGQPGVSIAHPDGGDALTVSLERPRLFGGCAVGGRDGWRAFGLGGLVTLLALVGGLVARRGRRRPGRQPATDPRRSRDARGL
- a CDS encoding prolyl oligopeptidase family serine peptidase is translated as MGPHRRASELHLERASELLRRGRRLAHHGLTSVELSTRVGRVVDHVARQVVRGVFVASHRSATRRHGGLRRMAGDWAVHAQRAEQDRLAFFPEPKVPHFNCIRRGDLPGGWVEDLSFPSYHAPDRAIALEFLRRYPENATAFARHYRHAGAGHPAVVCLHGWGGGSFPVEARIFGARWLYEQGLDVYLYVHPYHGARRPADVRIGATLYPSSDIGRTNEGMLQAAWELRTLVARHRQLTGAEAGVMGMSLGGYTTAMLATVAPELAFAVPMMPIADLPALMWKLGEGSKDRKEAEASGVSFADLCRTMSVHSPLAHPLALPRERVLIIAGKGDTIVPPDHAAALWEHFDRPQIHWFAGGHLMHFGREGYLLHLQRLLVELGLLRRPRAPRLAALA
- a CDS encoding cob(I)yrinic acid a,c-diamide adenosyltransferase, encoding MNEEKNEAYEAPQLAINRVYTRRGDSGQTSLVGGDRLPKDALRIDCYGTVDELNSVLGLVLVSARTLSATHPRLARLAAIVRRVQHELFNAGSVLATPPEQVGPRQPRVTTAEVTRLEQEIDELNEELAPLRSFVLPGGSRLSVELHLGRTVCRRVERLCVTLQREEPATDPLIVTYLNRLSDALFVWSRWADAVQGAEETLWDPNLAASG
- a CDS encoding alpha/beta hydrolase — its product is MRVRTDDGWNLALEPFEAAGDPRAAVLLGPAMMANRRSLDRPSGRGLASTLAEGGLAVYTLDPRGHGDSLPRASRAVDWSYDDVVRLDLPAALRTVRARHPGLPVALVGHSLCGHGGAAALGLSDEKLADALVMIASNVWVPRLEPSRTRWLAKRAILELWCAVTRRVGFFPTRALRAGSDDEARSYVLQFDRWARSDRWTDESGAVDYLAAVARLEVPTLSVLSRGDRLLCRPEAGRRFCSHFAARPPEVWEVDGAELGLPRGPGHMELVTDARCRPLWERLAHWIVEATDRALSPS
- a CDS encoding glycosyltransferase family 39 protein yields the protein MTAAARLGRVASAIGPAALAVAGLGQLALLLYAFGLRVFYPLDLEWMEGGVLTTALRILEGKPVYAEPSADFISFLYTPFYPTVVAGLGKVFGLSYPVGRVVSVLAFLGACALIFEAVRRAAGKGRRGVLYGLGSVGLVASSYPHVGGWYDLVRGDSLYLALITAALFLLAYKRTRWPYLALAGALMGLAFLTKQTATLFIVASGALLLLLDWRRVWIYVASVGLVAGGTVLWLNRASDGWFWKYVFRMHQGHDLYWERVWPQTELTLLKLFPAVGAVLGLWLVVALGQLAFTRRLPPEARRPLYGLLWAVVGIAVSAVGFATQWADVNAYIPGLVFAGAFAPLAVADLERRFASRPLVAGLLALLLGGVLAGQLVHQLYRPAKLAPTLRDRRWAGPLIERLRSVPGPVLMPYHPFYPVLAGKPSHYHQMGVNDVTRAGHPYPPQILQRIANRHYGAIVLDNPVEGRYEYALNSYKFDYYFHHEEVPYVVSGYFVRPRYLLVPKRREPAPPGVRRLFDFESGTYDGFTVTGSAFGARPAGGPWPTQGMSGPFEGLYLASSYGSGDPPTGRLRSPEFPVETPKLSYRVGGGNLPGQIEVRLLLGERVVHRGTGTNSHIMEERVVDVSAYRGQRLRLELVDEATGSWGHLLFDELCARSR
- a CDS encoding glycosyltransferase family 39 protein, encoding MNADTGRLPRIERLRRWPLSRWPELLGLALLVLSLPLIQRYRAGQATGERYGLEARYFVGPSFAGKLLEKRVEPELDLERSRSSHARSAGSIEWNGTVVFPRKGKFVFATLSTGRSSVEIDEQMLVHNLGATPDKPVFGDRIFEAGAHAMRVRFVGPGPKAQLRVVWTPARRWGGLEPVPATLLFPRSPKGAPPLPAFAIPPRDAPAAFLLCASWLFGALLLLRRPLGRLATLLRRERWARHDLAAFVALVGAALALRLFELDGAGQTWDEDVYWAAARNAIQNLLAGDFRAASWATNPEHPATAKWVYSAATLASESLTPGRAVSALLGALTCGFLFLAGRDLVSRGAGLLAGGLAAVLPHLVAHGKVMGLETPSGFFYLLTVWCFYRGLRREGNQAAYLWAGLFAGLATATRLVNGGVFFVLGGLYLVRHARTIWRERFFPLPVTLGVLPCVALAVFFGLWPYLWQETRAHLGGLFSFWKPDVLHEVFLGQRQPAPDYYYPLYFVVTTPVALLAGLPLYLGRLAVRRDLGHLVPLLWFAGPFLVALSPVVRDGVRYLYPALVPACLLVAAGFEGLVLALLRGAERARWRVPATAVLGTTLGLYTLHAALTVHPYYLDYYNEAVGGPARVAEKRWFELGWWGEGIEEAHRYVARYALPGQRVFVNAEPSHVLKVRDDLVPVRDPEADWVIYNQLFNDAPFRSPLHRQAYVVRAAGAPLVWVYRKRERPAAPPIRTKAAAPPAKRPHP
- a CDS encoding peroxiredoxin; amino-acid sequence: MTHEQEAQTRIELNGPAPDFQANTTHGPLRFYEWKKDRWAILFSHPADFTPVCTTEFVELSRRAGELERRNVKLLGNSIDSIYSHIAWARSIEEKLDTKIPFPVIADLDQKVSRLYGMVHEPASVTATVRCVYFIDPKNLVRAMIYYPLNVGRNFDEIVRVVDALQTADKHGVGCPANWRPGEEVIVPAPVTVQAAAERVGDRNLKVTDWYLSKRSV